In Caloenas nicobarica isolate bCalNic1 chromosome 22, bCalNic1.hap1, whole genome shotgun sequence, the genomic window TTTTCTGGTGAGAAATCTGTTTTGCTCTGCAATGGGTGTGAGGCAAGAGCGAGCTCCCGGCCACCCCGTTGCAGCAAATCTTGCCTGCGCCCGGCCCTCCCTCAGCATCGCACCCACCCGCAGCCCTTTGCACCGGCTTCGATTCCTCTATCTTGGAAAAACTGCAGATTTTTGGAGCCTGAAGGCTCGGGGGTGAGCAAGGGGCAGTTCAGGGGTGCAAATGCCTATCGATGGGAGATGCACCACCTCTCAGGTGTCATTTCTTTCTGGGTATTTCAATGGGAAACCTAGCTAAGAGCTTAGCTTCTCACCGGCTGCAAGGGGTGGTCGCTGGGCTGAGTCACATCACACGATGTTTTGCGctctctggttttatttgggaGCAAGAGAAGAGAATCTGGCGTGAAGCAAAAAGCAGAGGGAGCCGAGAGGCTGCACCAGGAGCTTGAGCCAAGGGGAAACGAGTGTCAGCGAAGAGGCTGATGCTGGTTTCCATCTCGCCCTTCGCCGGGACAAGGCACAGGTGTCCACCCCTCCCTTGTTTTTCTGCGCTGAAATATCGCATCTGTGCTGCTCCCCCTCCTCGGATCCAGTGTATAATGACGCAACTTCACCAGAGGCTTGTTGTCCTCATGTCAAAGCCAAAAAAGCCCCGAGGAGGAGACCCGCCAGGGTTGGGAAACGCTCCTGGCGCCGGCCCTTTGCTTATCAGCCTGGAGGTGGTTTTGCAAAGATCCTTTTTGCTTCAACATTTCCCGGCTCGTCCCCGGCACTTGCCGGGACGCCGGGGCAGCGCCCGGCTCCGCATGCGGCAGACCCAGGCGGCCCGCTCGCATCTGCAGGCACCTCGCTGGCACCAGGTCCCCGACCCTGCAGAGAAAATGTGTCTGAGACCTTTTTGGGAAGATCTCTGGAGTGCTGCCCCGAAAAAAAGGGCACTGCAAAGGAAGGAGATGGTTTGGAAGGAGGCTTTGGAACTGCAGCTGCGAGGACTCACTGCAGGTGGGGATTCCTGCCCGGAATGTCACGGAGGGCTGGATGGGTCCTAGGCGGCATCGCCGTGCCGCCAGCCTGGCATAGCAGCAGGCGCGGAGCCGGCAGCACCtgtgagaagaagaaaagcctGGCCTTACCCGAAACACAGCATCAGCTGCTTCCAACTTTCCTGAAACTGGCTCTGCGTTtgcatcctcctcctgctgtaAATCACCCTGAAGCTGCTCTTTTCCAGCCCGTTCCCACAACAAACTTATCTGCTTCCCcacacagcccctgcccagagccctTGTTCCCACCCTCTCTCTGCTGCCACCCCGTTGACTTCAGCTGGTTGTCACTGGCATGACCCTACCAACTACAGGGCTGGAATTTGGGGTGAACACTGTCTCCTCTTCCCTAAAACCTGTTCTGTTCTTGTCGCTGCCCATCGCCAGCTCTGCATTTTGCAAAGCTTtggaggatgctgctggggTTGCTCACAATGCCCAGGGTTACCCCGTTAGCCATCCCGGGGCCAGCGTTAGCCATCCCAAGCAGCATTGCCCGTACCGGTCCATCGAAGCCCTTGACATGCCACCACTGCCCCATCCCGAGTAGCAGCCGTGGGCGCTCAGATTTCCAACGGTGCTTCCCTCGAGTCCTGGCGCGAATGCGCGTGGGTGCTTCCCATGAGCTGTGAACACACCTGGAGTGAccagaaaatgtgatttttttttttctttgtttgttttttcaagttATATGCAGAAACAAGGCCCGTGGGAGAGGAGGGCTTTGCTGGGAGTCTCCCCATGGAGTGCTGGGGAGTTCAGGGATGGTCCCCACGTCAGTGTGGGGCTGCACTTACTGCAGGCAAACAGCACCGCCAGCATCAGCAGGaccttcatcttcctcttgCCCCCCTGGGAGGAGAAACAGAGGGTAGGATCAGCCAGACAGTGTGTCCGGTTGACAGGCGCTGCCTTACAAACCTTGTCTGTTTGAAATTCAGGTCAAATCCCCCAAAATTTGGAGGGAGGCAGGCAGCCACGCTCCCTTCCATCTATCTTGCTGCCTCTTGGCCAAAAGCAAACGCATTCTGAAGCTCTCCCACCCCCCAAGCATCTCGCACCCCCCAAGCATCTCCCACCTCCCATCCCACTGCTTTGGGCACCCAGAGCATCactttgcagcagcagtgccacTATATCCCTGGGGCTGCAACTTCCCAGCCCAGTTTTTCCCTGAAAGCAACGACATTTTGTGgcaaacagcagaaagcagcacgCTTGCTGCctccccccagtatcccccctgctgtatttttgtttccGCGCAGAAATGCAGCCGCCCCACGGCAGCAGCGGGGTGAGGGTGGGAGTCACTCACCGGGGAATCGCTCCGGCTCCACTTCCTCCGTGTCCAGCCCGTGGGCTCGGAACTGGAAGCTCTGAAATGACTCGCCTGTCCCAAAAAAACACTTTGTGCTACGCCCCTTCCCTCACCAGTCAAACCCCCGTGGGCTGCAGCCCGGAGTGACGCAGTTTTTTGCAAAGTTTGGGGAGGACGATGTTTTTACAGGGATTTCTctctctgcccagcagcagctcacagAGGACCGGGCTGGTTTAAACACAGTGTTTATTTTCACGTTTATTAAATTCACAGCTCTAATGTGTTCCATGCAGGCAGGGACGTGGGGCGATGCGGATGCAGAACCCATGCgtgtgctccagccccacatcccGGCTCCCATCACTGGCATTGGAATTTGAGGTAGAAGCGATAATGTTTTCTGTAGCTCCCACTACTCCGCTTCAGGCAGAGGGCCAGGCTGCGGTCGCACTCGCAGGAGAGCCGGGCACACCAGGAGCCCCCCCCTGCAAGAAGAGGGGAGCCAAGGGTCACCCCCAGCTTTCAGAAGGGGTGACACCCCTTTTCCAGGGTTTTACTCACCACAGGAGGGGCTGCCGCCGTGCCAGCCGTAGCTGTATCCCTGCATCTTGGCATTGCAGCTGAAGTCCTTGAGGTTGTTGTAGCAGGTATCGTGCAGTTGGCAGCATCTGCGTGGGAGCTTGAGGCTTTGGGGCTTGGGTATTTTTTTACCCCCAAATTTGAAGCTGTGCAAGGATGTGTTTGATCAGGGAGATTTTTTAATGGGCATTTACCTGTCTGTGGCATCCTTGGGCTTCCCTTTGCCCCCAATGCCGCAGTAGCAGCCGTAGGAGGAGTAATGCAGCAAAGCGTTTTTCCCCGTCACCTTCGTGATCATCTTGTGCAGGTCCCAGAGGCTCCCGTGAGATGGGGACAAGTCtgggggggacattgggggagCTGATGCTGACACCCACCCCCCggcagcatccctgcatcccccagATTGGTATCAGGCCGGTAATGTCTTAAAAATGAGTAGATGCAACAGAGAGGAATCATATCCCTGGCTCAGCGCAGGAGAGTTGTTGCATGTTTCGGAGAGGTGGTCATGAGGAAATACTAAGAAATCACCAATTTGGTCCTAATTCCCATGGACGGGTGTGAGCAAGGACACTTACCCCAAGCAAACAGCACAGCGAAGGCGAGGAGAGAGTTCATCTTCTCGATGGCCCTGGGAGAGGAAACCAAACTTGTGTAATTTCCCCATTATATCAACCACTTTCCTTTTTACTTCCCCTCCCTTTTGGGGACAGAGATCAGGGGGACAAGGATGACCCCGTCACCATCGCTTTGGCACAAAGCGCCGCTGCGTTGGGGGTGTGGAGCGATGGGAATCGGATGGTGGAAGGGtgggaaaaaggcaaaatgaagggaaaggaggaaaaggtggAGGAATGACAGCTGCATCCCGTTGCTTTGCCTCTGGGCTGGCATCTTGGATAAGTTCTCCCTTGCTGTGGCTTTCCCGGCATGGACTTTGCTCCCTGCTTGTGCTCTGGCTTTTTTTATCTTTGGttaaaggaggaaagagaggaaaattgTTCCTCCAGCCCCACGTACCTTGGGAAAGCCGCCGCTCGCTCGCAGGGCCCTgcagcgggcagggctgccTTTATATCGGGTTTGCTCGGATGCTCGTCTCACCCACATCTTGCTGATTGGGCTTTTTTGC contains:
- the LOC135997450 gene encoding phospholipase A2 crotoxin basic chain-like — encoded protein: MKVLLMLAVLFACSVFTAHGKHPRAFAPGLEGSTVGNLSAHGCYSGWGSGGMSRASMDRCCRLRACCYARLAARRCRLGPIQPSVTFRAGIPTCRSGTWCQRGACRCERAAWVCRMRSRALPRRPGKCRGRAGKC
- the LOC135997452 gene encoding basic phospholipase A2 sphenotoxin subunit B-like, encoding MNSLLAFAVLFAWDLSPSHGSLWDLHKMITKVTGKNALLHYSSYGCYCGIGGKGKPKDATDRCCQLHDTCYNNLKDFSCNAKMQGYSYGWHGGSPSCGGGSWCARLSCECDRSLALCLKRSSGSYRKHYRFYLKFQCQ